In the Malania oleifera isolate guangnan ecotype guangnan chromosome 1, ASM2987363v1, whole genome shotgun sequence genome, one interval contains:
- the LOC131155232 gene encoding UDP-glycosyltransferase 708G1-like, translating to MSYSSSSKSAPHVALLPGSGMGHLTPFLRLATSLAALDAQVTIITTHPTVSDAESQALSCLFSTFPLISERQLHLLPLDNPSAAKLEDLFYLKFEAIRRSSHHLSPLLSSISPPLSALITDMSLASTVIPITKAHGLPNYILFTPSAKMLTLFASFHKIVGSQSMGDDAKNVFNIPGLQPIPRSWVPPPLLLNANNLLKTLITENGKSLIQSDGILINTFESFEQESLAALNDGSIVNRLPLVIAVGPLVPNDFQSGNSLAWLNRQPSGSVVYVSFGSRTAMSRGQIRELGEGLVKSGCRFVWVVKDKKVDREDEAQLNEVVGHELMEKAKENGLVVKNWVRQEDILGHAAVGGFFSHCGWNSVIEAAWHGVPMLAWPQHGDQKMNASVVESTGLGMWLKSWDWGGGLGVVQGEEIGEAVREMMGNKLLREQALQIREKARTAVGANGSSKKALAQLIEKWKKKHTV from the coding sequence ATGTCATATTCCAGCAGCTCAAAATCAGCTCCTCATGTAGCTCTCCTTCCTGGCTCCGGCATGGGTCATTTAACGCCATTCCTTCGACTGGCCACTTCACTCGCCGCTCTTGACGCTCAAGTCACCATTATCACTACCCACCCGACCGTTTCAGATGCTGAGTCACAAGCTCTGTCTTGCTTATTCTCTACCTTCCCTCTAATCAGTGAAAGGCAACTTCATCTCCTCCCACTGGACAATCCTTCTGCGGCTAAGCTAGAAGACCTTTTCTATCTGAAATTTGAAGCCATACGTCGCTCCTCGCACCACCTAtctcctcttctctcttctatttcacCACCCCTTTCTGCTCTCATCACAGATATGAGCTTGGCTTCCACAGTTATCCCTATCACCAAAGCTCATGGTCTCCCTAACTACATTCTCTTCACACCATCCGCGAAAATGCTAACACTTTTCGCATCCTTTCATAAGATAGTTGGGTCACAAAGTATGGGTGATGACGCGAAGAATGTTTTTAACATTCCTGGTCTGCAACCAATACCCAGATCATGGGTTCCACCACCATTGCTACTAAATGCGAATAATCTCCTAAAAACACTCATCACAGAGAACGGTAAGAGTCTAATACAATCAGATGGAATTTTGATCAATACATTTGAGAGTTTTGAGCAGGAGTCACTTGCAGCACTTAATGACGGCAGCATAGTGAACAGGCTACCATTGGTAATTGCTGTTGGACCACTTGTACCTAATGATTTTCAGAGTGGTAACTCATTAGCATGGCTCAATCGTCAGCCATCTGGGTCAGTTGTGTATGTTAGCTTCGGGAGCCGCACTGCTATGTCAAGGGGGCAAATTAGAGAGCTGGGTGAGGGTTTAGTGAAGAGTGGATGTAGGTTTGTATGGGTGGTGAAGGATAAGAAAGTTGATCGAGAAGATGAAGCACAGTTGAATGAGGTGGTTGGACATGAACTTATGGAGAAAGCAAAGGAAAATGGCTTGGTGGTGAAGAATTGGGTGAGGCAAGAGGACATCCTGGGTCACGCAGCAGTTGGGGGATTTTTCAGTCATTGTGGGTGGAACTCAGTTATTGAAGCCGCATGGCATGGCGTGCCCATGTTAGCATGGCCCCAGCATGGGGACCAGAAGATGAATGCATCCGTTGTGGAGAGCACAGGGTTAGGGATGTGGCTGAAGAGCTGGGATTGGGGTGGAGGGCTAGGGGTCGTGCAGGGTGAGGAGATTGGAGAGGCAGTTAGGGAGATGATGGGAAACAAGTTGTTAAGAGAGCAAGCGCTTCAAATAAGGGAAAAGGCAAGAACAGCAGTGGGAGCTAATGGGAGTTCTAAGAAGGCTTTAGCTCAACTCATTGAGAAGTGGAAGAAAAAACACACGGTCTGA